In a genomic window of Thermoproteus tenax Kra 1:
- a CDS encoding ABC transporter substrate-binding protein encodes MASKTGIIIGVVVLVIIIAAVAAYLASQRPASSAYVSATTTTTQSTATTTTTSPQSTATATTSTTTQAVQTVTIGALLPLTGALQSYGLGSQCAVQLAVHDANQMFASKGIQFQLVVQDTATDPNTALQKLQTLYAQGIRFVVGPMASAEVSAVMGFAEQNHIIIVSQSSTSPALAVPKPYVFRLVPTDFYQGNAIAALLHYLGVKRIVIVYRSDTWGQGLSAAIANASAKYGIQVLGSFGYDPSPSAMPAAEQAAVQKASQALGTPGPDAAFVMVTFEQDGVAVAQAAASDPVLSKVRWIGTDGIAGSTTLLQGAGKALAAAKFLATIAAPNPSDPRYQQFVKEYTQFCGHPPVAYDPYAYDAAMFIMTAIAQTGSTDPTVINSVLEQWGQNGTYVGVTGPVYLDQYHDRIYANYLIMGVAIVNGTPTWINAGFYEGRTGQITVFPQGQPLFSS; translated from the coding sequence ATGGCCTCGAAGACAGGCATAATAATCGGGGTCGTTGTATTGGTGATAATAATAGCGGCTGTCGCCGCATATCTTGCCTCCCAGAGGCCGGCCTCGTCCGCCTATGTGTCCGCCACCACAACTACGACGCAGTCGACGGCGACCACGACTACTACGTCTCCGCAGTCAACGGCGACCGCCACTACGTCGACGACAACTCAAGCCGTCCAGACGGTCACCATCGGCGCGTTGCTGCCGCTGACGGGGGCGCTGCAGAGCTATGGCCTCGGCTCTCAGTGCGCTGTACAGCTTGCAGTCCACGACGCAAACCAGATGTTCGCGAGCAAGGGCATACAATTCCAGCTGGTGGTTCAGGATACGGCCACAGACCCCAACACCGCCCTACAGAAGCTCCAGACTCTATACGCGCAGGGCATTAGGTTCGTGGTAGGGCCCATGGCCAGCGCCGAGGTGTCGGCGGTGATGGGCTTCGCGGAGCAGAACCACATAATCATCGTCAGCCAGTCCTCAACGTCCCCGGCCCTCGCCGTGCCCAAGCCCTATGTCTTCAGGCTGGTGCCCACAGACTTCTACCAGGGCAACGCCATAGCGGCTCTCCTACACTATCTGGGGGTCAAACGTATTGTAATAGTCTATAGATCCGACACTTGGGGACAAGGGCTCTCGGCCGCGATAGCCAACGCCTCGGCTAAATACGGGATACAGGTGCTAGGCTCATTCGGCTACGACCCATCTCCCTCGGCTATGCCGGCCGCCGAGCAGGCCGCCGTCCAGAAGGCCTCCCAAGCGTTGGGCACCCCCGGCCCCGACGCCGCGTTTGTGATGGTGACGTTTGAGCAAGACGGCGTGGCTGTAGCCCAGGCCGCCGCTAGCGACCCAGTTCTCTCGAAGGTCAGATGGATAGGGACTGACGGCATAGCCGGCTCCACCACGTTGTTGCAAGGCGCCGGCAAGGCGTTGGCGGCCGCCAAGTTCTTGGCCACTATAGCAGCGCCCAATCCCAGCGATCCGCGCTATCAACAGTTCGTCAAAGAATACACTCAGTTCTGTGGACACCCGCCTGTAGCCTACGATCCGTACGCGTATGATGCTGCTATGTTCATAATGACCGCCATAGCTCAGACCGGCTCCACAGACCCCACCGTCATAAACTCAGTGTTGGAGCAGTGGGGCCAGAACGGCACCTACGTCGGCGTCACGGGCCCAGTGTATCTAGACCAATACCACGACAGAATATATGCCAACTATCTGATAATGGGCGTGGCGATAGTAAACGGGACGCCAACGTGGATAAACGCTGGGTTCTATGAGGGCAGAACCGGCCAGATAACGGTCTTCCCGCAGGGACAGCCGCTCTTCAGTTCGTAA
- a CDS encoding CBS domain-containing protein produces the protein MPKRAIPLRVSDVMVREVVTAGKNTPLREVANTMYEKRIGSVVITDESGRVAGIVTERDVVYACARGMSPDSPIWMIMTESPITIEPEAPLLEAVEKMRNLNARHLPVVDKEGRPIGILSMRDVLDLASLLIKIRE, from the coding sequence ATGCCCAAGAGGGCGATCCCCCTAAGGGTCTCCGACGTTATGGTCAGAGAGGTTGTGACCGCCGGCAAGAATACCCCCTTGAGGGAGGTGGCCAACACCATGTACGAGAAGAGGATCGGCAGCGTCGTGATAACCGACGAGTCGGGCAGAGTGGCCGGGATAGTGACCGAGCGCGACGTAGTCTACGCGTGCGCCCGCGGCATGTCGCCCGACTCGCCCATATGGATGATCATGACCGAGAGCCCCATAACGATCGAGCCCGAGGCGCCCCTGCTTGAGGCCGTGGAGAAGATGAGGAATCTAAACGCCAGACACCTCCCAGTGGTGGACAAAGAGGGGAGGCCCATCGGTATATTGAGCATGCGCGACGTGTTGGACCTCGCCTCCCTATTGATAAAAATAAGGGAATAA
- a CDS encoding branched-chain amino acid ABC transporter permease produces the protein MFNSFLDDVLIPAIIFSNIYALASIGLTMTYITTKIPSFAHGDLAAVGAYAAFYLSYFLYGSIIPGSVYVAMPAAALAGAAVAYLSYIGVFRPMIRRNASITTLMIASFGLHFVIFGILAIIDSAVQTAYGWTTRNFLLSTGQIHLPGLTLNDVIALTSTIFLAAILAALYWLLNKTKFGVIMRASIDNAPLAKAMGIEVERVYAISWLIIGAITGIAGVFMGMIFPVTEELGWLRLPIIFIAVVVGGLSNIYGSVIGSYIVGFSMVLGFNYILSPLNLPPEYELAIPFAIVIAVLLLAPQGIAGLIAGARRRT, from the coding sequence ATGTTCAACAGCTTCTTAGACGATGTGTTGATCCCGGCGATAATATTTTCCAATATCTACGCACTGGCCTCAATAGGTCTGACGATGACATACATCACGACTAAAATACCTTCGTTCGCGCATGGGGATCTGGCGGCAGTGGGGGCCTATGCAGCCTTCTATCTCTCATATTTTCTCTACGGCTCCATAATACCGGGCTCCGTCTATGTGGCAATGCCGGCGGCTGCTCTGGCCGGAGCCGCAGTTGCATATCTCTCCTATATCGGAGTGTTCAGGCCGATGATCAGGCGCAATGCGAGTATAACAACGCTAATGATAGCCTCCTTCGGTCTCCACTTCGTGATATTCGGAATCCTAGCCATAATTGATAGCGCGGTCCAAACGGCCTACGGGTGGACCACGAGGAACTTTCTCCTGAGCACAGGCCAGATCCATCTGCCCGGCCTCACTCTCAACGACGTGATAGCTCTCACGAGCACCATCTTTCTAGCGGCTATATTGGCGGCGCTCTACTGGCTGTTGAACAAGACCAAATTCGGAGTGATCATGAGGGCCAGCATAGACAACGCCCCCCTCGCCAAGGCGATGGGCATAGAGGTTGAGCGCGTCTACGCCATATCGTGGCTGATAATAGGGGCTATAACGGGCATTGCTGGGGTCTTCATGGGGATGATATTTCCGGTCACTGAGGAGCTGGGCTGGCTCAGACTGCCGATCATATTCATTGCGGTCGTGGTGGGCGGTCTCTCGAACATATACGGGAGCGTGATCGGGTCCTACATAGTTGGGTTCAGCATGGTGCTCGGCTTCAACTACATTTTGTCTCCTCTGAACCTTCCGCCCGAGTACGAGCTCGCCATACCCTTCGCTATAGTGATCGCGGTGTTGCTCCTAGCGCCCCAAGGGATAGCTGGGCTGATAGCCGGCGCCAGGCGTAGGACATGA
- a CDS encoding RAD55 family ATPase, with amino-acid sequence MDLMELAKLSGVTLVYGPAGAGKTTFAAWYVYARSARALWISLFEDEATFRRNMANLGYNFGDRLIFWEAPAVEDLAAVFELIADAVAKNKPDIVVLDSVTELISGGDVHAGLRAVHNLIYRLMKSIGADVVMTAERQVAERLMYIADNVIELRYDIFPYGTVREMVVRKIRGSKAGYALPYAIAEGLGLVIMKPPSLRRAGEVLKTGVVCFDETFGGLAPGAVYALIGPVGAGKSTLMLKVAEGLRRAGKRAVYLSFLGDADMLKNRYDVEAYNAPLDVEEFLLQFFSLAVRERADAVLIDAIDLMAQFFGKEVFFTVLLQIIRIAKASGVPVVISLAQDWNITNFLDAVAYISSGTIKAVKSPLGRSASETKC; translated from the coding sequence ATGGACTTGATGGAGTTAGCAAAACTATCGGGCGTTACTCTGGTCTACGGGCCAGCCGGCGCGGGCAAGACCACCTTCGCAGCTTGGTATGTGTACGCCCGCTCCGCGCGTGCCCTGTGGATCTCATTGTTTGAGGACGAGGCCACGTTCCGGCGAAATATGGCAAATCTCGGCTACAACTTCGGCGATAGGTTGATCTTCTGGGAGGCGCCGGCGGTGGAGGATCTGGCCGCCGTCTTTGAGCTGATCGCAGACGCTGTGGCAAAGAATAAGCCCGATATAGTGGTTCTGGACTCTGTGACTGAGCTTATATCGGGCGGCGACGTCCACGCTGGCCTTAGGGCGGTTCACAATCTTATCTATAGGCTTATGAAGAGCATTGGAGCCGATGTGGTGATGACGGCGGAGAGACAAGTCGCAGAGAGGCTTATGTACATCGCCGATAATGTGATCGAGCTTCGATACGATATCTTCCCCTACGGCACTGTGAGGGAGATGGTCGTGAGGAAGATAAGAGGGTCTAAAGCCGGCTACGCGTTGCCCTACGCCATAGCTGAGGGGCTCGGCCTCGTCATCATGAAGCCGCCCTCTCTAAGGCGGGCTGGCGAGGTTCTGAAAACCGGCGTTGTCTGTTTCGATGAAACGTTCGGAGGTCTGGCGCCTGGAGCTGTGTATGCGCTGATAGGTCCGGTGGGAGCCGGCAAGTCTACGTTGATGTTGAAAGTTGCTGAGGGTCTGAGGAGAGCGGGTAAAAGGGCCGTCTACCTCAGCTTTTTGGGCGATGCCGATATGTTGAAGAACAGATACGATGTAGAGGCCTACAATGCTCCGTTGGACGTGGAGGAGTTCCTGCTCCAGTTCTTCTCGCTTGCCGTCAGAGAGCGGGCCGATGCAGTCTTGATAGACGCGATAGACTTAATGGCGCAGTTCTTTGGAAAAGAGGTGTTTTTCACCGTGTTGCTTCAAATTATAAGAATAGCCAAGGCCTCGGGCGTACCCGTCGTGATCTCCCTCGCTCAAGACTGGAATATAACAAACTTCCTAGATGCAGTAGCATATATCTCCAGCGGCACTATAAAGGCCGTGAAGTCTCCGCTCGGGAGATCGGCTTCTGAGACCAAATGTTAG
- a CDS encoding branched-chain amino acid ABC transporter permease produces MNRHVVVLAALVALAVALSVLLALFPELKGIRILLENLLIYITIYGIYVLSLNLEVGYLGIPQFGKVMFLTIGAIAVGGIATKLMLLIYQSVVASSIGVSPLSNIHNYCTLYQYSVISIVNQQLALNPVLGLGYLLFGIILAMILSAVLGLLFAYPAIRLKEDYLGILLLVSAEFIRIVTYYATPVACGVNGAVIPDPFAWAVGEERTLVFLAASALFLVVAFLVFQRLGNSPFGRALRAIRDAETAASVFGKDIVKFRIRVLAVSSAFGGLAGALLAYYFDYTILGTFLPIYTFIGWTMLILGGMGNNVGALIGVALYYGVSTLLDIYKNSLQALLFGADPTYLEYVVFGLAIILVLMYRPQGIVPEKPVKTVDLERIRKSTKS; encoded by the coding sequence ATGAACAGACACGTCGTAGTTCTGGCCGCCCTTGTCGCCCTCGCCGTAGCTCTGTCCGTCTTGCTCGCCCTCTTCCCTGAGCTCAAGGGCATACGCATCTTGCTAGAGAACCTCCTGATATATATTACTATATATGGAATATATGTGCTCAGCCTCAACCTTGAGGTCGGCTACCTCGGAATACCCCAGTTCGGCAAAGTGATGTTTCTGACGATAGGGGCCATAGCGGTAGGCGGCATTGCGACTAAGCTCATGCTCTTGATCTATCAGAGCGTGGTCGCTTCGTCAATAGGCGTATCCCCGCTGAGCAATATCCACAACTACTGCACTCTCTATCAGTACTCTGTGATCAGTATAGTGAACCAACAGCTCGCCCTAAACCCCGTCCTTGGGCTCGGCTATCTGCTCTTCGGGATTATTCTGGCTATGATACTCTCGGCCGTCCTCGGTCTGTTGTTTGCATATCCGGCGATAAGGCTGAAGGAGGACTACTTGGGCATATTGCTCCTGGTCAGCGCCGAGTTCATCCGGATCGTCACCTACTACGCTACGCCGGTTGCGTGCGGCGTCAATGGAGCAGTTATTCCAGACCCCTTCGCCTGGGCCGTTGGCGAGGAGAGGACCCTAGTCTTCCTGGCGGCCTCGGCCCTCTTCTTGGTCGTTGCCTTCTTGGTGTTCCAGAGGTTGGGGAACTCGCCCTTCGGGAGGGCACTTAGGGCTATACGCGACGCCGAGACTGCAGCGTCGGTGTTCGGCAAAGACATCGTTAAGTTTAGAATCAGAGTGCTCGCCGTATCCTCGGCCTTCGGAGGCCTGGCCGGAGCTCTACTGGCCTACTATTTCGATTACACTATTCTGGGCACCTTCTTGCCCATTTATACATTCATCGGTTGGACTATGCTCATACTGGGAGGTATGGGGAACAATGTGGGCGCATTAATTGGGGTGGCTCTATATTACGGCGTATCCACGCTGTTGGACATCTACAAAAACAGCCTACAAGCGCTTCTTTTCGGCGCCGACCCGACATATCTTGAGTATGTCGTATTCGGTCTCGCAATAATTCTAGTTTTAATGTATAGACCTCAAGGAATAGTTCCCGAAAAGCCTGTGAAAACAGTGGATCTGGAAAGAATAAGAAAAAGTACTAAAAGTTAA
- a CDS encoding MFS transporter translates to MSHPLDEAKWGAAHWRLFAIVSASFFLDGVLFSLVPTVAYLLPELSANATLIFAVDSVAFLLGALAFGALSDRVGRRLGLVASLAIYTASSILFVALYWAGALGLAAALATTALINFGVGGETGPAFSALAELSPVRHRGKALALAANFWNIGAAAIASLSLFYSQLSSDPGTVIIWTFGTAVALAAVVLLARLHLPESPRWLAAQGRSAEARRVVAAFAGVEADPPPQLSGVGLREALGTRLFGFLVLIVVSAAQLATYNIAAYYMPYASGFPLGASSAPLIVATANAGASIGGFLLLPLIDRSRRISLAVAFAGGLLTALSFVPLAQSETPFLAALGLNMVFAEWAWASLGVLESELFPTGVRASVVGTVTAAAWVVNTALVYYEGYIDAATFMAMNSAVWAAGLAAALAWLLRGRESAGRTLEELQFK, encoded by the coding sequence ATGTCCCATCCGCTCGATGAGGCCAAATGGGGCGCGGCCCACTGGCGCCTATTCGCCATAGTCTCAGCCAGCTTTTTTCTGGACGGAGTCCTCTTCAGTCTGGTCCCCACAGTGGCCTATTTGCTCCCCGAGCTCTCGGCTAACGCCACATTGATCTTTGCGGTCGACTCAGTGGCCTTCCTGTTGGGAGCTCTGGCCTTCGGCGCTCTGTCGGACAGAGTGGGCAGAAGGCTGGGCCTCGTCGCCTCTCTGGCCATATATACGGCCTCCTCTATTCTTTTCGTCGCTCTATACTGGGCAGGCGCACTGGGCCTAGCCGCGGCGCTCGCTACGACGGCCCTTATAAACTTCGGAGTGGGCGGCGAGACTGGGCCCGCCTTCTCGGCCTTGGCCGAGCTCTCTCCAGTGAGACACAGAGGTAAGGCCCTAGCTCTGGCTGCGAACTTCTGGAACATCGGCGCGGCCGCCATAGCCTCCCTCTCGTTGTTCTACAGCCAGCTTTCGAGCGATCCTGGCACTGTGATAATCTGGACCTTCGGCACAGCAGTCGCCCTCGCCGCCGTAGTCCTATTGGCCCGCCTACACCTCCCAGAGTCGCCCAGATGGCTTGCCGCCCAGGGCAGATCAGCCGAGGCGAGGAGGGTGGTCGCAGCCTTCGCCGGCGTTGAGGCAGATCCGCCGCCCCAGCTGAGCGGCGTTGGCCTGAGGGAGGCCCTCGGCACTAGGCTATTCGGCTTCCTGGTGTTGATAGTCGTGAGCGCAGCCCAGTTGGCCACGTACAACATTGCGGCCTACTATATGCCCTACGCCTCTGGCTTCCCGTTGGGGGCTAGCTCGGCGCCGCTCATTGTGGCCACGGCGAACGCCGGCGCCTCTATCGGCGGCTTCCTCCTGCTACCTCTGATAGACAGATCGCGGAGGATATCCTTGGCTGTCGCGTTCGCCGGCGGCCTCCTCACGGCGCTGTCTTTCGTCCCGTTGGCACAATCGGAGACCCCCTTCTTGGCGGCTCTGGGGCTCAACATGGTCTTTGCCGAGTGGGCCTGGGCCTCCCTCGGCGTGCTCGAGAGCGAGCTCTTCCCCACGGGCGTCAGAGCCTCGGTAGTGGGGACGGTGACTGCGGCAGCCTGGGTCGTCAACACGGCGTTGGTCTACTACGAGGGCTACATCGATGCGGCGACGTTCATGGCGATGAACTCGGCCGTGTGGGCGGCAGGCCTCGCGGCGGCGCTCGCCTGGCTGTTGAGGGGGCGCGAGTCGGCCGGAAGGACGTTGGAGGAGCTACAGTTCAAATAG
- a CDS encoding ABC transporter ATP-binding protein, producing the protein MAFLEISNLSAGYGKFHVLNEVTLEIERGEVAVLLGPNGAGKSTLLNAVAGLATIYGGKIALDGVDLVGKRPGEIQRAGVGYVMQSPNNFGTPNIFPELTVRENLLAASTGLSRGDFEKVLGDVLELFPKLKELMHRKAKFLSGGERQMLAISMGLMKRPKLLMLDEPTAGLAPKVASDVFLAVKKIKDMGITILLVEQNARKALEIGDRAFVMVTGRLRYSGPARELDEEKLGRLILGQ; encoded by the coding sequence ATGGCGTTTCTGGAGATCTCCAACTTGAGCGCAGGTTACGGGAAGTTCCACGTGTTGAACGAAGTGACGTTGGAGATAGAGAGGGGGGAGGTGGCCGTCTTGTTGGGCCCCAACGGCGCCGGCAAGTCCACCTTGTTGAACGCGGTGGCCGGCCTCGCCACGATCTACGGCGGCAAGATAGCGCTGGACGGCGTCGACCTAGTGGGGAAGAGGCCGGGGGAGATCCAGAGGGCGGGAGTCGGCTACGTCATGCAGTCGCCCAACAACTTCGGCACTCCCAACATATTCCCCGAGCTCACAGTGAGAGAGAACCTGTTGGCCGCATCGACTGGGCTCAGCCGCGGCGACTTCGAGAAAGTCTTGGGGGACGTCCTAGAGCTCTTCCCAAAATTGAAAGAGCTGATGCACAGAAAGGCCAAGTTCCTCTCAGGCGGAGAGAGGCAGATGTTGGCCATATCCATGGGCCTTATGAAGAGGCCCAAGCTCCTCATGTTGGACGAGCCCACGGCGGGCCTGGCGCCTAAGGTCGCCTCCGACGTCTTCTTAGCCGTCAAAAAGATCAAGGACATGGGCATAACGATACTCCTGGTGGAGCAGAACGCAAGGAAGGCGCTCGAGATAGGCGATAGAGCGTTTGTGATGGTCACCGGCAGGCTGAGGTACTCGGGACCCGCGAGGGAATTGGACGAGGAGAAGCTCGGCAGATTGATACTGGGACAATAA
- a CDS encoding ABC transporter ATP-binding protein, with translation MLEIKGIVKQFGAFRALDGVDMVVERGRITLLIGPNGSGKTTLINVVTGVYKPEDGKVFFNEDGKKVDITGWPPHKVFAQGIVRTFQIPQVFQRLTVIENLLTVARDQRGESLKNAFLRSSWVKQEEELAERAFKILDTVGLGDVWDRYAYSLSAGQMKLLEIARALMAGAKLIVLDEPIAGIPIAQAHSIFQTIRKINESGVTFWVVEHRIDIAFKYVDYVYAMASGRVISQGAPDVVARDPKVIESYIGG, from the coding sequence GTGTTAGAAATAAAAGGTATAGTCAAACAGTTCGGCGCCTTTAGGGCTTTAGACGGCGTAGATATGGTTGTGGAAAGGGGGAGGATCACGTTGCTCATAGGCCCGAACGGCTCTGGCAAGACCACGCTTATAAACGTAGTCACTGGGGTCTATAAGCCGGAGGATGGGAAGGTGTTCTTCAACGAAGATGGGAAAAAGGTCGATATAACAGGCTGGCCTCCCCACAAGGTCTTCGCCCAAGGCATAGTTCGCACCTTTCAGATACCTCAAGTCTTCCAGCGCCTGACTGTGATAGAGAACCTCTTGACCGTGGCCAGAGACCAGAGGGGTGAGAGCCTCAAGAACGCCTTTTTGAGATCCTCTTGGGTTAAACAAGAGGAGGAGTTGGCCGAGAGGGCCTTTAAGATATTGGACACAGTAGGTCTCGGCGACGTGTGGGACCGCTACGCCTACTCTCTCTCTGCTGGACAGATGAAGTTGTTGGAGATCGCCAGAGCCCTTATGGCAGGAGCAAAGCTCATTGTCTTAGACGAGCCCATAGCCGGCATACCGATAGCGCAGGCCCACTCTATATTTCAGACCATAAGGAAGATCAACGAGTCCGGCGTGACCTTCTGGGTCGTGGAGCACCGCATAGACATCGCCTTTAAATATGTTGACTACGTCTACGCCATGGCTAGCGGCAGAGTCATATCGCAGGGCGCGCCGGACGTCGTCGCGAGGGACCCCAAAGTGATAGAGAGCTATATCGGCGGGTGA
- a CDS encoding ABC transporter substrate-binding protein has product MASKTGIIIGVVVLVIIIAAVAAYLASQRPASSAYVSATTTTTQSTATTTTTSPQSTATATTSTTTQAVQTVTIGALLPLTGALQFMGTSGQCAIQLAVHDANQMFASKGIQFQLVAQDSACDPNTALQKLQTLYSQGIRFVVGLTCSSELSAVKSFAEQNHILITSISTSPLLAIPKPYLFRLPPTDNAQAKVLAALYHFLGIKRVVIVYRSDAWGQGLTSAIINATKAYGITVVGAFGYDPSPSAMPAAEQAAVQKASQALGTPGPDAAFEIVSFDQDGAAVVQAAMNDPVLSKVRWFGTDSNVYGTAIMQAGGQALAAAKFMGAVASPNPNDPHYIQFAQEFKQFCGHAPTGYDPYYYDTAMIVMEAIAQTGSTDPTVINSVLEQWGKNGTYVGATGPVYFDQYHDRMYASYLIVGVAIVNGTPTWINAGFYNGTTGQITVFPQGQPLFSS; this is encoded by the coding sequence ATGGCCTCGAAGACAGGCATAATAATCGGGGTCGTTGTATTGGTGATAATAATAGCGGCTGTCGCCGCATATCTTGCCTCCCAGAGGCCGGCCTCGTCCGCCTATGTGTCCGCCACCACAACTACGACGCAGTCGACGGCGACCACGACTACTACGTCTCCGCAGTCAACGGCGACCGCCACTACGTCGACGACAACTCAAGCCGTCCAGACGGTCACCATCGGCGCGTTGCTGCCGCTGACGGGGGCGCTGCAGTTCATGGGGACGAGCGGGCAGTGCGCTATACAGCTTGCAGTCCACGACGCAAACCAGATGTTCGCGAGCAAGGGCATACAATTCCAGCTGGTAGCGCAAGACTCAGCGTGCGACCCCAACACCGCCCTACAGAAGCTCCAGACTCTATACTCTCAGGGCATTAGGTTCGTGGTAGGGCTAACATGTAGTAGCGAGCTATCCGCCGTGAAGTCTTTCGCGGAGCAGAACCATATATTGATAACCAGTATCTCCACCTCTCCGCTTTTGGCGATACCTAAGCCCTACCTATTCAGACTCCCGCCCACAGACAACGCGCAGGCGAAGGTGCTCGCCGCGTTGTATCACTTTCTCGGGATAAAACGCGTTGTGATCGTCTACAGATCGGACGCTTGGGGCCAAGGTCTCACCTCCGCCATCATAAACGCCACGAAGGCCTACGGCATCACGGTGGTCGGAGCCTTCGGCTACGACCCATCTCCCTCGGCTATGCCGGCCGCCGAGCAGGCCGCCGTCCAGAAGGCCTCCCAAGCGTTGGGCACCCCCGGCCCCGACGCCGCGTTTGAGATAGTGTCCTTCGACCAAGACGGCGCTGCAGTCGTTCAAGCCGCCATGAACGACCCAGTTCTCTCGAAGGTCAGATGGTTTGGGACCGACAGCAATGTATACGGCACCGCCATAATGCAGGCGGGCGGCCAGGCTCTGGCGGCTGCAAAGTTCATGGGAGCAGTGGCCTCCCCCAACCCCAATGATCCACACTACATCCAGTTCGCCCAAGAGTTCAAACAGTTCTGCGGCCATGCGCCGACGGGCTATGACCCGTACTACTACGACACGGCGATGATAGTGATGGAGGCCATAGCTCAGACCGGCTCCACAGATCCCACCGTCATAAACTCAGTGTTGGAGCAGTGGGGCAAGAACGGCACCTACGTCGGCGCGACCGGACCTGTGTACTTCGACCAATACCACGATAGGATGTACGCAAGCTACTTGATAGTCGGCGTGGCGATAGTCAACGGGACGCCAACGTGGATAAACGCTGGGTTCTACAACGGCACCACTGGCCAGATAACGGTCTTCCCGCAGGGACAGCCGCTCTTCAGTTCGTAA